Below is a window of Andrena cerasifolii isolate SP2316 chromosome 5, iyAndCera1_principal, whole genome shotgun sequence DNA.
CATTATCTGGAACCCACACAGCCGCGTGAACTTCGACTGGCTTTTTACCACCTACCGAAAGAAAACACGCTCGAATTATAAATGTACATATACCTAAAGGGGCGCTTgaatgttacatttttttaagcaaTAACGGTTACTCACTCTTTCTTAATAAGTCCTCGATACATTTTGTAATATGAGCCATCCATTCTTGCTTCTCTGTAGCAGTGGCAGCATAAACAGCAAACGACTTTGTTACTGTCTTTATGAGCCAGCCATTGCGATATTCTATAAATAATGACGAATTACTACACTATCTCTACATAATTTTCAACACTGCTACATTGAATGCACATAATGTGGTCGAGATTAGTAGTCCAAATATTAGTCCtgaaactattataaataagaaATGGCGCTACAAAGCTAGATAAAAGTGTTCTAGCTAACGCAACAAAATCTTTACTACTGCTTCTCTTTGTTAGACTGTTACTGTATTTAAAGTACGTAGCTAAAAGTAATTCAATATTTCCGACTGTCAAATATGATATAAACGAACAAAGGGCAttacgaaaaaagtaaaaagtaaaaatataacaTACGACCCTCATCAGCCAAAGACTCAAGTTTGACTTCTTCGAGTGGTATAATATGTTGTTTGTTGTACTGTcaacataaaaaatgtaaatttactTTCACCTATTTAATACATCGATAAATTACACTAAATTATCATATTGgcgaattaaatgaaattgcatGTACATAAGTTAACAAGATATCGTTGACGTACCTTTTTCTTGTTCATTACAATGTTTCCATAAACCAATATGTCATTGAACAAGAAGAATTGTCTCGGTTTTGGTTTCTTCCTACACATTTTTGTTAGGACGCCTTCTCCTACTAAAACTCTTCCAGGTACCGCAAGTGACTAcaataaataatactattagATTAATTCGAAATAAGTTACACTTTCaactttatattttcaatattgcCAGTTATGCCTTCGTGGAAATATGATTCCTGAATAAGTAGGATTAAATATCCTATAATCTGAATCTTACCTGGCCAGAACTGCCAAAGCAGTTTTCGACCATAGCAATACGCCTGGCATTGGCCTCGCTGTTTACTGTAACAAATCATATAaacaataaacaataatataaacaataaacaatttcgaatatcCGTCTCATGGAGAAATATGGTATAATTTTAAGTATTTGCCTCCAATAATTCATATAATATATGTTGGATTCAACTGTAAGAAACACAAGCTGTCGAGCTATATTGCTACCCAATGTAAATGTCAGAAGACGTGAATACGCAAGCTGTGAATCTTTAAATCCTTGAACAGGAATAAATGCATATCTCAAAACGATATGTCAGAAGTGAGTTAAATCGCTTTAGCTTCTCTATTTACTGCAGCAATCGTATAAAAACTGAGCAACGCTCGATCTCCATTCGTGAAGTTTACGCTGATAAACAGAACGCGGCGAAATATTAGCTATTCCTTTCAAGTAGTTTGCATACATTATGTACTCGTTTTAACTGTCAAAAACACAAGCTACGGAGCTACACCGTTATCCGATGCACAAATGTCACAGATCATAGAATACGCCCAGTATCTTGCTGTTTCTAAACCAGGATATTGTTAATATCACAAATGTCGAGGCGATGCGTGAGAAATAAGTGAAATTTCTCATGAAATTTCTAACATTAattaaatgataataaatgGGGTACAAACTAACCCAATCGGTCAACCATGATCTTATGAATCAGGGCTGACAACAACAGGAAGTATGAATCACGTCTCACGTCTATGTGCTTCGCTATTTGTCATATTTTCCCTGCGTTATATTGAAAGTATTCGAGAAAGGATGATTGTTATAATCATCAAgttataaactaaaagttatTTACTCGCTTGAAACAAGATTCTCGGAATAGtagaattttatatatgtttcttTGAACAGATATCATTGGCGAGGAAGGAAATTATATTATTCTGTTTCTGTTTCTTCGTTGAAACTTTCGATTGCAGCTTCTTCTCTACAGGATACGAACAGTTTAATAATATTCATAAGATTAAACGATGTGGAACACGAATTTTCAAATACCGGATGCGCACCTTCGATATATCGATAGTTGATAGCGCTCCGTCAATGAAAATCATATGATTACTGAGGGCGTAGCGATAGAACAGTCGTGATCCGTTGCCCGTTAGGTTACTTGGTACGAAAGTAAAACAAGATACTTTTCAGAAGGAAAAATGAAGATATGTGGACCGAAGTATGCCTTGTGCGGCTTAATATTATCGGTTTGGGGTATATTTCAACTAGTAAGTGACACTCTTTAAGTCCACTTCTACCTAATCTCAATGGATGTCAAATTTGCTAAGAGTCTCATTTTAAATCGAAAAAGCCTTCAAAAATCCTTTCTAAGTGAACTTTCTCTATTACCTTCATCCCGTAAAGTCTGGATCGCTTTATCATCTTATTCTTTACTTGTTCCTTTCctattaacaatataatattcgAGCAAGCTGACAATATTTCtgtattatatatacatttcTTAAAACTTATCGTGTAATAGCTAAATACTAATTGTGTTGAATTTTCAGGCCCTGATGGGATTATTCTTCTACGTTAATAGTGTAGCCCTGGTAGAAGACGTTCCATTAAAAGGATTGTATTCAAGCCCCAAAGAATTCTATGCGGAAGCGGACAGAGGCTACAAACAGAATGCATATAATTGCTGGATTGCGGCTTGTATTTACGTACTCACATTCCTCTTTTCTGGACATCAGTTTTATATAAATTCAAGGTCATCCCACAGTGTTTAAAAGAATATCATTAGCAACACTGTACAACAAAcaagaaatatgtataaatttattaaacaatgcTGTATTATAAACAGGAAATGTCATGTTTAGTGATATCCTAGATTATGCTGAAATGTATATTACAGATGTTAATAACAAATTTCGTAATAATGGTAATACAGATACTTTCTCCGAtgcatttgaaaattaaaaattaatttataaatatgtatgttTGAAAAACATGATTCTAGTTTTAGCTACTGTAACATCCATAAAATATGAGcataaacttttatttcatattaccatatatatatatgtataaagatGTATAATAATATTGTTGATTGAATTTGCTTTCTTTACTGACATGTAGTACTTTATCTTTTCCGATTTATAAAGAGTCTTAATTTCAGAATGTTTCgttctttttaaccgacttcaaaaagaaaggttctcagttcgaggtgtttgtgtgtatgttatacgtattaCGTTtaccgcgaatttctccgtaactactgaaccgattttggtgaaacttattgcatttagtttggcttcgatcaacttaggtcatggagaaagaattatcaaaatcggtcgaGTAGTttgagtcgccaaaaatccatctcgcaaacgttacttttatgcaaaatgcatttattattattatttattatttttttaaaattactttttcatTCATACTttcttaaattataattaacaatAGTGTTTATATTAATATGAAGTCCTAATGCTTAAAAGTTTATCTTAACTTAATGATTAAAAACAAACATAAatgaaatctaaatttcgaaCAGTTTACAGTTCTCATTTGCTATGCATGCAAACAGTCACGTGCATTGCATTGTACATGTATTTCTATGTGTGGGTAGCTATCTATCACAATGAGTCATTTTAAAACATTCCGAATTACCGATGTGCACTTCTTCGCTAATTCTATCTACACATGACACATACTGGAGGAACGAAATCTGAAGTTTtgaattaatacattaaaaggAGGGTACATAATATAATATTCACAACGACATTGCACATATACATATAGAGGGAAGTCGAAACGTCGAAAGCCACGTGAACTAAGCACGGACGTGTGACCAAGTGTGACATATAAACATTTCTGTAGGTTATGAATTCGTATATTTTACAATGAATCAAGGAGAAAATGGAGAAAAGGAGAAATACATTCAAAAGTGAGAACGAGGAAATGATCGTGGCGAAATGAAACTGGCAAACATCTAGATATTTTTATAAGTCGTAAAAGTGTTTGTATACGACACTTGGAATTCGACGTAATTCGAAAAGTGACATGCCCTGGTGGTTGTCACTAACATAGATCTGATTACATTGTATAGAAAATATTCCATCGTGTTTGTTGTATCGAATTCTATCATAATGGAAAGTGAACGGGCAAGCGTGATTAGCGACTACACAGAAATAATGCAACCTCTTCCTCCTTCCTTGAAACTAGCATTTGGGATAGGACATGTCTTAAATGACATTTGTGCTTCCATGTGGTTCACTTATTTATTAGTGTTTTTCCATTTGATATTGGGCTTCGATGCGACGTTAGCCGGAGTGATTTTATTCATCGGTCAAGTAGCTGATGCTTTAGCCACCCCGTTCGTTGGTTTCCATTGCGATAAAAGCGACGATTTCTGGCTATGCAAATATGGAAGACGAAAGACATGGCATTTAATAGGTATATGTGTTATATGCATTATTTCTTATATTCTATTATAGTAGAAATACATAAAACTCTTTCAAAATGTGTTTCAGGTACCGTGTGTGTAATATTTGCAtttccttttatatttttacgatgCATCGGATGTGAAACTTCTTCTCAGTGGGCTCAATTAGTTTATTACGCTGCATTTGTTATAATCTTCCAATTTGGTTGGGCTGCGGTGCAGATATCTCATTTATCATTGGTCCCAGAACTTACACCCACCGAACGCGAAAGAACAGAGCTCATAGCTATCAGGTATATTTGAAGCGAGATGCTTTAATTAGTGCGATGTCATTAGGAGAATATTGCAGGCTTCGCAATTTGGAATAGACAATGTAGCATTATGTACAGATTTAGAGAACGATAAAAATaaggaattataatatttattgtaattctATTTAGATATAGCTTTACCGTTCTTTCAAACGTGTTTGTTTATTGCCTCACGTGGGCAGTATTACATTTAACGAACAGAGATTCTGATTCTCAAATCGGGCCAGGTGACGCAAAGAAATTTGAAGAAGTCGTATTGATCGGAATAGGATTTGGCTCTGTAACATCCCTTTTATtccatgtcttcgttaaagagcaAGTTTTCAATAACTCTAATGGTAAAATAAATCTCGCGTTTATCTGTTCATCCATTTTCTATATAATGACTGAAACTTCATTTACGTTAATATCTGTTTTAGGATTGTTACGTAGAAGTACGAGAACAATATCAGTATTATTAAAAGATATACAATTATATCAAGTAGCCTGTATATATATGCCCACACgtttatttgtaaatttgtcACAAATTTACGTGCCTTTGTATTTACATGACTCATTAAGTATGCCAGCTACATCTTTGGCTGTAATACCATTATTAATGTTCCTGAGTAGTTTCATAATGTCTTTGATTATCGAAAAGTTAAATACAAAATTAGGCAGAAAGATTTCATATTGTTTTGGTGTTATGCTAGGCTTGTGCGCTTGTATTTGGATACATTTTGGTACAGGTGCAACGTATACGAAATATCAAATCTATCCGGTATCTCTAATATTAGGTAATACttacagttttttaaatatcagggTAAAAAGCATAAATTGCTACTAAATATTAATTGTTCTATGTTACAGGAGCCGCAGGGTCGATTATGCTAGTAACTAGTCTCGGCGTCACAGCAGATTTTATTGGGCCAAATACAGATAACGGTGCATTTGTATACGGTATTATGAGTTTCACGGATAAACTTTGCAATGGATTAGCAGTTGtgattattcaatatttgttagtAAATTTAAGTAAAACTGATTTCAgtggtgattattattattttatattttaaaccctctgcaaaagtattattttacaatttttttagaggATCTTGGATTAGTTGCAAAAATTACTACACAGGAGTCTTGGTTTATGCCTGCGGCGCGTCCGCAGTCTTTGGTTTGTTAGTAATATCATGGATAAAACCATTTTCTCCCAGCCCAGGTGCGAGTTGCATATCAATATCATTTATGAAACTAAAGTTTTGCAAGTTATAATATCCTAATACGTGGTACAACTCCTTTTCAGCATACAATACATTGACTTCAGAGCAAACTATAGAGCCCGATAACAGATTCGTTTCTATAGCACCAGAAACAGAACCTGACAACTTAGGGCAAGAGCACGTCACGTAATCCAGAAACGAAAGTTTTAATATACCCATGATAAAGTTAACGAATCCATACATTTATTATGACCACTAGAAAGCTTCGCATATAATGCGCAATGCTCTTTTCCATAGTTCTATAACATAAATACAACGAAATGTTTTCATcttacttttaatattttataatttaagaaatctgaagaattcctataCTAACTATATTGTATCCATAATCTGATTAAATTAAGAAGTTGTTACTGAATGATCGGTAAATGATTGGTATTAATACATGCCTAAGAAATCTTAAACGTAATTCTAAGAAATTTGGGAAAAAGTGTGACCATTATCATCCTCTTTTCCGACGGCGACAGAAATGCCAATATGCTATTGAGAAATAGCTGATAATAAGTCACGGAATATATTCGTGCGTGATGGTACGGTGCCTATGCCCGTACACCATGAACGGCCATCCTGCACGCGATCTACTACCAGGCTCCGACTATGCTCAGTTGAGGTGAACTTCGATTTTCTTAAGCAGTACTATAGTACTCGGCGAACGGTTAACGTGTGTTGAGGTGAATATGTATTTACTCCATTGATTGGCATACCCTCTTATATATATAACGAGTCGGCGGTATCAGCGGAACGAGttcagaatgtttgaaacggtCAACTGCGGACGTGAGCGGCGTTTTATTAGTACGTCGCCAACTAGCGCTGGGAGCCTAGGTACTTATTTAGCACGCTTAAAACTTCCTCTGCGGAATTGTTTAAAGACAAAAGGAAATTTTTCGCGTTACACAGATTCCACGGACTTCGGACAAATGAAAAGGCTAAGCTTAAAGACCAAGTAAGCGTGCGTCCCTTTTTAATTTGATAAACTAAGTCTAGTagtatagaaaatatttttacattaccTTTTACATGTGCACCTTCTAATTTTGCAGGAAAATGAATGGAATACAGAAAATAGATTTAAATAAGAAGAAATCTATAGATTATACGGAAATGGCTTATAGAGAGGCTgtttcgaaattgaaatatttgctAGCCGAATCGTATGTTTCCAAGCCAACATTAGGGTAATTTAACATGAAATATTATTGCTGTATGAATTCATCTTGCATAGGGCATTCCTTATATCTACAAGTAACCGCTGAATAATTTCTATACAGGAAAGCACAAGGAATCAAGGACACTTATCGATTTAGTAGCACGAAGATTGATGAAGTAGATGAAGAAAGAGACGATAGAAGTGTGGAAATCGCCAATTCTAAGGGAAAGGATTTGCATGAAGACATAAATACGCTTGCGAATCCGCGCTTTGCTTCTTGCAAAACTGTGCATCAAACAAAAGCATTCAGCAATTCGGCACTTTCAACTGTAGATTTGCAATCTGCTCCTCCAGAACTGAATTCTTTTATCGAACAGCAAGAGGAGTACATCCAACAATTACATCAGGAATCCCACTTTTGTAGGAACCAATTGAATAATCTACTTCATAAAGTTAGAGAGGTATAACAGCGAATACGTTTAGCTAGCTAGTTTTAGTAACTTATTGAATAACAGTTGAATTTAATTATTCCAGGTGATAGCTGAGAATGAAGCGCTACATTACAGAAACAAAACGGGATTTTTCAAGTGTGCTCTTGATGAGTATACGCATGGTAATGAAAACGCCAATGAGGACATCAAACCGAAGTCTATTCAGGCAGAGGTTACTGAAATGAGAAAACCCAAAACCTTAGAAGGTCCTAGCATAGTATTCGAATCAAGAATCAGCGAATTAGAAGCACAACTTACTCAAGCGAAGCTAGAGCTGCGCAAAGCTCAAGAGGAGAATCAGAGTAATTTGAAGCGGTTGTCTGAAAGCTGTTCGAATAATGACGCATCGGAAGTAAAAGCTCAATTGGAGAAAGCTTTACACGCTAGACACGAAGCCGAGATGGAAATAGCAGATTTACAAAAATCTCTATCTTCAGTACGAGATAAGGAAGCTAAAGCGATGCAAAAAGCAAAACGATCTGTAGACGCTGTGCAGCAAATTGAATTCGAGAAGAGCCAGTGTGAAACGGAGatcaaaaaattgaaagaagaatTGGATAGAAAGCATGAGAAACTTCGGGAGGCAGCTCAGGAAGCGAGTAAGCGTATAGCTGAAGAGAGACAGCAGACAGAACGCAGGTACAGTGAACAAGTTGACCAACTGTCTGCTGATATAGCTTCCCATTGGGATGCAGCTAACAAATCTCAACTGGAATCCGATAAACAGCGTAAAGAGTTAATGGAACTTAAGAAAGAGCTGTCTCAGAAGCAAACGTATATCCATGATCTGAAGAAGGAACTTCAAAGTAAGATAGGTAAGTTTTACAATCTAGTTAAGCTTATAAGACTTGATGGAATATAATAGAACGAATGTAGTAAGTTACAATACTTCGTCATCTATATTTGTGCAGAAAATTTGCAAAGCGAATTAAATCAACTGTTAACGGAGAAAGATGTTGCCCAGCAAGAAGTCCTAGCTACAAAATTAGCTGCCGAGCGAAGCGAAAGGCAAAATCGTCAGGAACAAAGTAGACTACAAATTGAAGTGAATTCGTACAAACAACGATTGGAAAGAACGGAGGCTGATTTAGTTCATGTACGAAGGGAGAATTCAAGACTATCGGAACAAATAGCTAGTCTGGAAAAGGAGGCAAGACATTGAACCTTAAACGTTATTAAAATCAATCACttctttctgtttttaataCAACAATTTAATAGAAGTAAAGGTTCTTTTAGATCAATGCTGGTAAACCTATACGTCCAGAGGATTATTCCGCAGAGACTCTGCCAAAATCGGAAAATGACAAAGAATTAGCTTCAATGATAATGGATATGGAAACTAAACATGGTAAGATATCAGTTCGGATATGCCTATGTTAGGTATATTGTCTTTTAAAAGTTGCGTAAAAcggtattaatattatttaacaatattttgcGTGTGGGAAATCGGCATGCTGACACTATGCCTAGCATGGGCAGAGGAATGAGATTagtcaatttattaaaaattgactaACAAGATGGCATTTCTTAGCTGCTACAGTGGCTGGTCTAGAAGACGCCTTGAATAATCAGGCTACGCTCGTCTCTCAACTGACTGCTGAATGCCAATCTCTCACACAGCGTTTGGAAGCTAACAATCTCACGCACAAGTATATCTTTAGTTCTATGCCCCGAAAAATATtgcttttatgttttattagtAGCAAGTGATCGTTCACTCTATTTCTACCATTAGTACCGTGACACGTAAATAGTTCACAACAGTTTATTAATGCTTATAGTACATTCTATGTACATTCATATTAGTGTATCGATAATTAATAAGCATTCAAATTATTTCTTTGAATATACCTAGGGCTATTCTGTGTTGACAGAGGGAGTCACTGACAGAGATGTAACAAGAGTTGGAAAAGCTACATCAACTTCGAACAAAAAACGTACTGTTACGGTTGATCTGAAAGTAAAAGtaattccaaaacaaaagtGAGAGTTTTCAGAGGTACCTCTATCAGCACAGTAATAGTGTATGAAAAATCAAGCATATACAATAAGCGTGACTCTAAGAATCACAGAAGCGTCTTCAGTTGCTAATCGAATGACGTTTTTAAATCTACTCTTTCTTAGGGAAGAAATGGCCAACCTACAGAGCAACATAGAATACTTATCGAACAAGATACAAAGCACCCTTAGTAATCAGCaaggtaatatttttttagctGTTAGAATTATCTTCAAAGTAATAAACTTGATTTTTTAGGAGTCTTGCCAATCGAAAATAAAGAGGAATCACCAAATTCATTAATACAGGCACAAAGTGATGCATTTCCGGCCACAGGTAACCAGGAGTATAGTACGAAAACAAATAAGTTGAATCAGAAAAATAACAAATCATTAGAGAATGACTTCTGCCGTGAGAAAGCATACGACACGAaaaataaagcagaaaatgCCGTTGAtaacaaaatgcaaaaatacGAACAATCTAAAAATCAAGAGAATGAACATAAAAATCTAATTGACAGTCAAAACTTAGAACCATATATGGCAGAGCAACAATGCAATTCATACAAAGAATGTAATGTTGCCCAAAATAATCTTCAGGAACATACTGAGGCAAAAGAGACCCCTAATGAAACGACTCACAATTCATCTACGCTAGAAATGCATCGAAATAatcctaatattattaattctaataatgaATTTGCACAATAAATATTTATGTGCATACAATATTGTAAAACATGCTTAAGCACTGCAAACCATATTCAAATATTACCAGAGGCcataactgttataacctaaatattAAAAGTCATGACATAAAAGTTAATATCTTTCTTTAAATggttttggttacgaataatcaTTATCGATGACGAGAATTTGTTTTGGTTACGGtgtaaccaatatctattgcgggaatttttttggttacggaaaaaccaatatatattgcgggattttttttttagtttacagCGTAACCCATATCtattaagttttttttcttGTTACGCTTATAAGTTATGGGGAAACGGCACTGGCCTGTTCACAGTGGGGGAAGTTACGCAGTCCACGCATGCGCATGATGACGGCGCGACGTCGAAACGAAATGGCGCCACCGTCAAACCAAATCAACTAGTGATCCTTTAGGGTGTgagcggaacaacgtgtatcgtcgctgattggttgccgcgattttggagcaaaagcggaagtagacagagaaagaaactgtaaaaaaagaaagagacagcaatactgatagaaagagacagaaatactgacggaaagagagagagagagagagataaatactgatagaaagagatagatatgtttatttccggttttgctccaagatggctgcgattataccgatcactccctagattGCTTTTAATacgtcgaataaaaaaggagTTTTCGTTGAAAGTATTGTTCGATACAGAAGTCTATTGTTTTTATGTGCAGTATATAaacatttttgtatttccttattGAGAATGattgaaaatgtttattaaaaaaaataagactcTGTATGAATTTCGCGTGTACAGTAAAAGTACCTGTACTTATTTATCGTATCCCAAAAGTATTAACGCAGAGTTCGCCCATAGTAGCGAATATACGGCGACGATATTTCAAACCGTCGAGTAATCTGCCTCGGTACATCGCACTTTCTATTTTCTTATCACGCGACAAGGggagtaaaaaaagtaaacgtTGGGTTTAACATTGGACTTGGTTCCGTTCGGTACAAGGCATATTTATTTCGCACGAAGAGAAAGGTGAGCGGCACGCGCTTCTCGCATTTTAAAGATGCTAAGATCGGCGTCatatttatttaatctctttccCCCTTTTTGAAGATCTAATTATTTATGGGgcgtatgtacagggtgtcccgattGAAACTAATCCCCTAAGTAATTACCATCTTCAGTTATTGCGTTACGAATTAAAAACGTTTTATGCCGAATCAGAATGGTTTTAAAGGACGTACAGGTGGCAAGAAAGATTTCTTCtcagaaaattgtaaatttaatatttgcagGGCAAGATCTATATAGGAGGGgcgcaagcagggcaactgctCAGAGTGGCAAAATTGATAGAAAGGGaaaattgaaatcaataaaaacgaataaaaaagaTTTGAGAAATCGGTAAAAAGGTGGGTAATACATATCCCTAGTAGCGCAAAATAttggtcaaatatttttttctaatattaaataaatatttattttatatttggacgaaaatgaatatttcctgtatattcgtaaaaaaatattttgaaagagTTTGAATCTATTTTTAACATTGTGTGTAttgtatgtgtattcaatattttgtgccaCAAGGGATGTGTGATtttagtatcaaacttataaaCTGTTTTTAAATCGCCCATATAATTAGTAAATTCTTATAAAACAAAAGGTTTTTGTTACTCAACAAATACCTAAAAATTgcactcactgtcaaaaattCTACttcgaaataattatttataattaaacatatagggcagcaaaaatgatttttgcccaCAGTGGCGGAAGATCTACTTATTTAGGACCCTGTGTCTTTGAAGACAAAGCGTAGTCAGCTCCGAGCAGAGAAAATCCCTGTTTCGTTTCTCGATCAAGAACAGTGCCGGCGATATGCATACGTGTTTCTGCAGGCATCCACCGGTAGAACACATTACACGAAGAGTCAGAAGTGGAACCGGTTTAGTAATAACGCGGCAATATCCGAGAAGCGTTCCTTTTTATCGCGAAGCTTTCTCTAGAATCTAGAAGCAAAGGAAGAAAGTCTGCGGCATTTGGAAGACAAATCGATCCAGATCGGACGGTACTTAGAGTCATTAGGACGGGGACGTCCTATTTTTTCGAATAGATTGTCGTAATGATCCATCAAGCCCGTCGTAAAATCATGCGAGGTGGTGCTTTTATCACTTTTCTCCTTAAACTGGCACGGTTGTAAACAAGACAGTAGTATTAATAAATGAGGCGTTGAAAACAATGTCGGTCTGATTAATAGAGTTGGGATAAATAGCGGCCTTCCGATAAAGTTACTGGAGTAACTAATCTACGCGGACGCAAAGTTTGGGAAGCCCTGCTTCCGATCAACAAACGCATGCATCAGCGGCACATACCCTCGATAAGATCGCAGTCATCGGTTCACTTTCTTCTGTCGATCACTTTACACCGTGCACATCGATGTGAAACGAACACGTTTGCTATATTAATCACTCGACCAGAAGCGGTGGCATTTCAGTCTCCCGCTGCTGACACCTCACTTAACTAATGCAAAGAATCAAGGACTTTTAATTACAGATCGTTCTAACTTTGTTTCAGAGACGATCATCGCCTCCAGTCTTCGCCACTGGCTTAAACAATTGAAGAAACTATTTCACATAGGTACTTCTGTCGCAAGTCATAAGAAATGTATGAAAGCCAGATGTAAACACACCTTTTATCTGTAACGAGAATGTTAAACTACTCTATGAAACATTCGAACTATCAAAGTTGTAGCAATTCACTAGAGTACAGCTTTGCATTATCAGTGTGTATACATACAAACTCCGCTTTCCCGTTCATTGATCTCCCTGAATGGTACATAATTCTCGTTCGTAAGCGTGAAACGAGTTTGTATAACGAGAAACCATTCCTTCTGGAACGTGGACCAATTTTCTCTTCACACAAATTTAATGTAGCTACAGTGTAATTATTTAGTGGTTCCATTTTTTTCTCCATAGTAGTCACTCTAATGAGCTATCGT
It encodes the following:
- the Rush gene encoding pleckstrin homology and FYVE domain containing family member rush hour isoform X1, with product MICDICASDNVNSEANARRIAMVENCFGSSGQSLAVPGRVLVGEGVLTKMCRKKPKPRQFFLFNDILVYGNIVMNKKKYNKQHIIPLEEVKLESLADEGQYRNGWLIKTVTKSFAVYAATATEKQEWMAHITKCIEDLLRKSGKKPVEVHAAVWVPDNEATICMHCNKTQFTVLNRRHHCRQCGAVVCGPCSNKKLLLPGQGNGKAVRVCLQCYDAASKVKASPPTVDSLNNKDQQRNSADSSGGDSSGDDDDGTKEENHDEPKFYSTLGR
- the Rush gene encoding pleckstrin homology and FYVE domain containing family member rush hour isoform X2 — protein: MVDRLVNSEANARRIAMVENCFGSSGQSLAVPGRVLVGEGVLTKMCRKKPKPRQFFLFNDILVYGNIVMNKKKYNKQHIIPLEEVKLESLADEGQYRNGWLIKTVTKSFAVYAATATEKQEWMAHITKCIEDLLRKSGKKPVEVHAAVWVPDNEATICMHCNKTQFTVLNRRHHCRQCGAVVCGPCSNKKLLLPGQGNGKAVRVCLQCYDAASKVKASPPTVDSLNNKDQQRNSADSSGGDSSGDDDDGTKEENHDEPKFYSTLGR
- the Rnasek gene encoding ribonuclease kappa, whose product is MKICGPKYALCGLILSVWGIFQLALMGLFFYVNSVALVEDVPLKGLYSSPKEFYAEADRGYKQNAYNCWIAACIYVLTFLFSGHQFYINSRSSHSV
- the Rush gene encoding pleckstrin homology and FYVE domain containing family member rush hour isoform X3, which translates into the protein MVENCFGSSGQSLAVPGRVLVGEGVLTKMCRKKPKPRQFFLFNDILVYGNIVMNKKKYNKQHIIPLEEVKLESLADEGQYRNGWLIKTVTKSFAVYAATATEKQEWMAHITKCIEDLLRKSGKKPVEVHAAVWVPDNEATICMHCNKTQFTVLNRRHHCRQCGAVVCGPCSNKKLLLPGQGNGKAVRVCLQCYDAASKVKASPPTVDSLNNKDQQRNSADSSGGDSSGDDDDGTKEENHDEPKFYSTLGR
- the LOC143368685 gene encoding major facilitator superfamily domain-containing protein 12 — its product is MESERASVISDYTEIMQPLPPSLKLAFGIGHVLNDICASMWFTYLLVFFHLILGFDATLAGVILFIGQVADALATPFVGFHCDKSDDFWLCKYGRRKTWHLIGTVCVIFAFPFIFLRCIGCETSSQWAQLVYYAAFVIIFQFGWAAVQISHLSLVPELTPTERERTELIAIRYSFTVLSNVFVYCLTWAVLHLTNRDSDSQIGPGDAKKFEEVVLIGIGFGSVTSLLFHVFVKEQVFNNSNGLLRRSTRTISVLLKDIQLYQVACIYMPTRLFVNLSQIYVPLYLHDSLSMPATSLAVIPLLMFLSSFIMSLIIEKLNTKLGRKISYCFGVMLGLCACIWIHFGTGATYTKYQIYPVSLILGAAGSIMLVTSLGVTADFIGPNTDNGAFVYGIMSFTDKLCNGLAVVIIQYLGSWISCKNYYTGVLVYACGASAVFGLLVISWIKPFSPSPAYNTLTSEQTIEPDNRFVSIAPETEPDNLGQEHVT